From a single Anomaloglossus baeobatrachus isolate aAnoBae1 chromosome 4, aAnoBae1.hap1, whole genome shotgun sequence genomic region:
- the LOC142302804 gene encoding protein hairy-like — protein MLYDFKITLDSWTEQTTAKMRNTYLTKEDKKLMKPVIEKRRRDRINQSLEHLRTLLLEATQDESLKNPKAEKADILKKTVQFLKLCHNSGREDAKKALSGFSNGFQEGLSQATSFLSSRSSICEKKSDYVVDKLCQHIEGSANEWEESSAVDSFCHDKNQLMPSPPQISRIPENALTMYTNKLSSQPFLNYSSPSSSTETPSFVQAQQSSTHKSSQSSIQTNNSRKSVQRTLFPPAAPGSFLSSSFVWRPWP, from the exons ATGTTATATGATTTCAAG atcactCTTGACTCTTGGACTGAACAGACCACTGCCAAGATGAGAAACACATATCTCACAAAAGAGGATAAAAAG CTTATGAAGCCCGTAATAGAAAAGAGAAGGCGAGACAGGATAAACCAAAGCTTGGAGCATTTGAGGACTCTTCTTCTAGAGGCCACACAGGATGAG TCTTTAAAGAATCCCAAAGCTGAAAAAGCTGATATTTTGAAAAAGACTGTACAGTTTTTGAAACTATGTCATAATTCAG GGCGAGAAGATGCCAAAAAGGCCCTGTCTGGATTTAGTAATGGGTTTCAGGAAGGTCTGAGCCAAGCCACCAGCTTCCTAAGCTCCAGGTCCAGTATTTGTGAGAAAAAAAGTGATTATGTTGTAGACAAACTTTGTCAGCACATAGAAGGGAGTGCCAATGAGTGGGAAGAATCTTCAGCAGTTGACTCTTTTTGCCATGACAAAAACCAACTCATGCCAAGTCCACCTCAAATTTCCAGGATCCCTGAAAATGCCTTAACAATGTACACCAACAAACTGTCTAGTCAACCTTTTCTCAACTATTCTTCACCCTCCAGCTCTACAGAAACACCTTCTTTTGTGCAAGCCCAACAGTCTTCAACTCATAAATCGAGCCAGTCATCAATCCAAACCAACAACTCTAGAAAGTCTGTTCAAAGAACTCTTTTTCCACCTGCTGCCCCTGGTTCTTTCCTTTCTTCATCTTTTGTTTGGAGACCTTGGCCATAA